A portion of the Oncorhynchus gorbuscha isolate QuinsamMale2020 ecotype Even-year linkage group LG19, OgorEven_v1.0, whole genome shotgun sequence genome contains these proteins:
- the LOC124005514 gene encoding vasodilator-stimulated phosphoprotein-like isoform X3: MSESSICQARATVMIYDDGNKMWLPAGTGSQAFSRVQIYHNPSTNAFRVVGRKMQTDQQVVINCPIVKGLKYNEATPNFHQWRDARQVWGLNFGSKEDAALFASGMAHALEVLNSLADAGYATLPRPVSNGPSPEELEQQRRLEQQERERQEWERLERERQQAAAVPTPPVPPLAPPAPPGPPPPPGPPPSGPPPPPGPPPPGPPAAGSGPPPAPPLPSPGGDGGLGGGVGGLATALAAAKLRRVAKDDSGSVAAASSAAAPAAKPDQSRTSGSIGGGGGGGGLMGEMASILARRKKMADGGAKPPSKTADNDDSESQGQSDTLGRRPWEKSATMPRVKHAGGSNDAGGGEETDMERIKQEILDEMRKELQKVKEEIIGAFIEELQKRGST, encoded by the exons TGAGTCCAGTATCTGCCAGGCTCGGGCCACGGTGATGATCTATGATGATGGGAATAAGATGTGGCTCCCGGCAGGAACAGGGTCTCAGGCCTTCAGCAGGGTACAGATCTACCACAACCCCTCCACTAACGCCTTCAGAGTGGTGGGACGCAAGATGCAGACAGATCAACAG GTGGTGATTAACTGTCCGATTGTGAAGGGCCTGAAGTACAATGAGGCCACGCCCAACTTCCACCAGTGGCGAGACGCGCGGCAGGTGTGGGGGCTCAACTTCGGCAGTAAGGAGGATGCTGCCCTCTTCGCCAGCGGAATGGCCCATGCACTGGAGGTGCTCAACTCCCTGGCAGACGCAG GTTACGCTACCCTCCCCCGCCCAGTGTCAAATGGACCTTCCCCAGAGGAGCTGGAACAGCAGCGGAG GCTGgagcagcaagagagagagcggcaggagtgggagagactggagagagagagacaacaagctGCAGCAG TGCCCACTCCTCCAGTCCCACCGTTGGCCCCCCCAGCACCTCCGgggccccctccacccccaggaCCTCCTCCGTCTgggccccctcctccccctggacCACCTCCCCCAGGACCCCCGGCCGCAGGATCAGGACCCCCGCCCGCCCCACCGCTGCCCTCCCCAGGAGGAGATGGGGGCCTAGGGGGAGGTGTAGGGGGCCTGGCGACAGCCTTAGCTGCGGCCAAGCTCCGCAGAGTGGCCAag GACGATAGTGGTAGTGTTGCTGCTGCTTCTTCTGCTGCAGCACCGGCTGCCAAGCCTGATCAAAGCCGCACCAGTGGGTCcatcggtggtggtggtggtggaggaggcctGATGGGTGAGATGGCATCCATCCTGGCACGAAG AAAAAAAATGGCAGACGGTGGGGCTAAGCCACCTTCTAAGACAGCAGATAAT GATGACTCAGAGTCTCAAGGCCAAAGTG ACACTCTTGGAAGAAGACCATGGGAAAAATCAGCCACTATGCCCAG GGTGAAGCATGCAGGTGGTAGTAATGATGCTGGAGGTGGTgaagagacagatatggagaggaTTAAACAG GAGATTCTTGACGAGATGCGGAAGGAGTTACAAAAAGTCAAGGAGGAGATAATCGGAG CCTTTATTGAGGAGCTACAGAAGAGGGGTTCCACATAG
- the LOC124005514 gene encoding vasodilator-stimulated phosphoprotein-like isoform X1, which yields MSESSICQARATVMIYDDGNKMWLPAGTGSQAFSRVQIYHNPSTNAFRVVGRKMQTDQQVVINCPIVKGLKYNEATPNFHQWRDARQVWGLNFGSKEDAALFASGMAHALEVLNSLADAGYATLPRPVSNGPSPEELEQQRRLEQQERERQEWERLERERQQAAAVPTPPVPPLAPPAPPGPPPPPGPPPSGPPPPPGPPPPGPPAAGSGPPPAPPLPSPGGDGGLGGGVGGLATALAAAKLRRVAKDDSGSVAAASSAAAPAAKPDQSRTSGSIGGGGGGGGLMGEMASILARRKKMADGGAKPPSKTADNDDSESQGQSDTLGRRPWEKSATMPRNNSISKSMDSTSPLPQGPRVKHAGGSNDAGGGEETDMERIKQEILDEMRKELQKVKEEIIGAFIEELQKRGST from the exons TGAGTCCAGTATCTGCCAGGCTCGGGCCACGGTGATGATCTATGATGATGGGAATAAGATGTGGCTCCCGGCAGGAACAGGGTCTCAGGCCTTCAGCAGGGTACAGATCTACCACAACCCCTCCACTAACGCCTTCAGAGTGGTGGGACGCAAGATGCAGACAGATCAACAG GTGGTGATTAACTGTCCGATTGTGAAGGGCCTGAAGTACAATGAGGCCACGCCCAACTTCCACCAGTGGCGAGACGCGCGGCAGGTGTGGGGGCTCAACTTCGGCAGTAAGGAGGATGCTGCCCTCTTCGCCAGCGGAATGGCCCATGCACTGGAGGTGCTCAACTCCCTGGCAGACGCAG GTTACGCTACCCTCCCCCGCCCAGTGTCAAATGGACCTTCCCCAGAGGAGCTGGAACAGCAGCGGAG GCTGgagcagcaagagagagagcggcaggagtgggagagactggagagagagagacaacaagctGCAGCAG TGCCCACTCCTCCAGTCCCACCGTTGGCCCCCCCAGCACCTCCGgggccccctccacccccaggaCCTCCTCCGTCTgggccccctcctccccctggacCACCTCCCCCAGGACCCCCGGCCGCAGGATCAGGACCCCCGCCCGCCCCACCGCTGCCCTCCCCAGGAGGAGATGGGGGCCTAGGGGGAGGTGTAGGGGGCCTGGCGACAGCCTTAGCTGCGGCCAAGCTCCGCAGAGTGGCCAag GACGATAGTGGTAGTGTTGCTGCTGCTTCTTCTGCTGCAGCACCGGCTGCCAAGCCTGATCAAAGCCGCACCAGTGGGTCcatcggtggtggtggtggtggaggaggcctGATGGGTGAGATGGCATCCATCCTGGCACGAAG AAAAAAAATGGCAGACGGTGGGGCTAAGCCACCTTCTAAGACAGCAGATAAT GATGACTCAGAGTCTCAAGGCCAAAGTG ACACTCTTGGAAGAAGACCATGGGAAAAATCAGCCACTATGCCCAG GAATAACTCCATCTCCAAGAGCATGGACTCCACCTCTCCCTTGCCCCAGGGTCCCAG GGTGAAGCATGCAGGTGGTAGTAATGATGCTGGAGGTGGTgaagagacagatatggagaggaTTAAACAG GAGATTCTTGACGAGATGCGGAAGGAGTTACAAAAAGTCAAGGAGGAGATAATCGGAG CCTTTATTGAGGAGCTACAGAAGAGGGGTTCCACATAG
- the LOC124005514 gene encoding vasodilator-stimulated phosphoprotein-like isoform X2 gives MIYDDGNKMWLPAGTGSQAFSRVQIYHNPSTNAFRVVGRKMQTDQQVVINCPIVKGLKYNEATPNFHQWRDARQVWGLNFGSKEDAALFASGMAHALEVLNSLADAGYATLPRPVSNGPSPEELEQQRRLEQQERERQEWERLERERQQAAAVPTPPVPPLAPPAPPGPPPPPGPPPSGPPPPPGPPPPGPPAAGSGPPPAPPLPSPGGDGGLGGGVGGLATALAAAKLRRVAKDDSGSVAAASSAAAPAAKPDQSRTSGSIGGGGGGGGLMGEMASILARRKKMADGGAKPPSKTADNDDSESQGQSDTLGRRPWEKSATMPRNNSISKSMDSTSPLPQGPRVKHAGGSNDAGGGEETDMERIKQEILDEMRKELQKVKEEIIGAFIEELQKRGST, from the exons ATGATCTATGATGATGGGAATAAGATGTGGCTCCCGGCAGGAACAGGGTCTCAGGCCTTCAGCAGGGTACAGATCTACCACAACCCCTCCACTAACGCCTTCAGAGTGGTGGGACGCAAGATGCAGACAGATCAACAG GTGGTGATTAACTGTCCGATTGTGAAGGGCCTGAAGTACAATGAGGCCACGCCCAACTTCCACCAGTGGCGAGACGCGCGGCAGGTGTGGGGGCTCAACTTCGGCAGTAAGGAGGATGCTGCCCTCTTCGCCAGCGGAATGGCCCATGCACTGGAGGTGCTCAACTCCCTGGCAGACGCAG GTTACGCTACCCTCCCCCGCCCAGTGTCAAATGGACCTTCCCCAGAGGAGCTGGAACAGCAGCGGAG GCTGgagcagcaagagagagagcggcaggagtgggagagactggagagagagagacaacaagctGCAGCAG TGCCCACTCCTCCAGTCCCACCGTTGGCCCCCCCAGCACCTCCGgggccccctccacccccaggaCCTCCTCCGTCTgggccccctcctccccctggacCACCTCCCCCAGGACCCCCGGCCGCAGGATCAGGACCCCCGCCCGCCCCACCGCTGCCCTCCCCAGGAGGAGATGGGGGCCTAGGGGGAGGTGTAGGGGGCCTGGCGACAGCCTTAGCTGCGGCCAAGCTCCGCAGAGTGGCCAag GACGATAGTGGTAGTGTTGCTGCTGCTTCTTCTGCTGCAGCACCGGCTGCCAAGCCTGATCAAAGCCGCACCAGTGGGTCcatcggtggtggtggtggtggaggaggcctGATGGGTGAGATGGCATCCATCCTGGCACGAAG AAAAAAAATGGCAGACGGTGGGGCTAAGCCACCTTCTAAGACAGCAGATAAT GATGACTCAGAGTCTCAAGGCCAAAGTG ACACTCTTGGAAGAAGACCATGGGAAAAATCAGCCACTATGCCCAG GAATAACTCCATCTCCAAGAGCATGGACTCCACCTCTCCCTTGCCCCAGGGTCCCAG GGTGAAGCATGCAGGTGGTAGTAATGATGCTGGAGGTGGTgaagagacagatatggagaggaTTAAACAG GAGATTCTTGACGAGATGCGGAAGGAGTTACAAAAAGTCAAGGAGGAGATAATCGGAG CCTTTATTGAGGAGCTACAGAAGAGGGGTTCCACATAG